A single Pangasianodon hypophthalmus isolate fPanHyp1 chromosome 27, fPanHyp1.pri, whole genome shotgun sequence DNA region contains:
- the ccnb1 gene encoding G2/mitotic-specific cyclin-B1 isoform X1 codes for MALRITRSTRLPSSENQNPVAGKAVTANKPVLRPRAALGEIGNAALPRQPLRKKQEVKVAPVVVEEKKVPEPVQQPKQEPKQEPKQLPKVENEIFSEPSSPVPMETSGCAPDELCQAFSDVLLNIKDVDADDYDNPMLCSEYVKDIYKYLRQLEADQAVKPRYLEGREVTGNMRAILIDWLVQVQIKFRLLQETMYMTVAIIDRFLQDHPVPKKQLQLVGVTAMFIASKYEEMYPPEIADFAFVTDRAYTTAQIRDMEMNILRVLKFSFGRPLPLQFLRRASKIGEVTAEQHTLAKYFVELTMVDYDMVHFAPSQVASAAFALMLKVFNCGEWTPTLQYYMGYAEDSLIPVMQHIAKNVVKVNEGLSKHLAVKNKYSSQKQMRIASISQLKSSMIKDLAKQVS; via the exons ATGGCGCTGCGTATAACCAGG AGCACTCGCCTGCCCAGCAGCGAGAACCAGAACCCCGTGGCTGGGAAGGCGGTCACCGCGAACAAGCCTGTGCTGAGGCCGCGGGCCGCGCTGGGGGAAATCGGGAACGCGGCTCTGCCTCGACAGCCTCTCAGGAAGAAA CAGGAGGTGAAGGTTGCACCTGTGGTGGTTGAAGAAAAGAAGGTCCCTGAGCCAGTTCAACAGCCAAAACAGGAGCCAAAACAGGAGCCAAAGCAGTTGCCTAAAGTGGAAAATGAG ATATTTTCTGAGCCGTCCTCTCCTGTGCCCATGGAAACATCTGGCTGTGCCCCAGATGAGCTGTGCCAGGCTTTCTCTGATGTGCTTCTCAATATCAAAGATGTAGATGCTGATGACTACGACAATCCCATGCTCTGCAGTGAATATGTGAAGGACATCTACAAATACCTCCGGCAACTTGAG GCTGATCAGGCTGTCAAGCCAAGGTATCTGGAAGGAAGGGAAGTCACTGGGAACATGCGTGCCATCCTTATTGATTGGCTCGTCCAGGTCCAAATCAAGTTTCGGCTACTGCAGGAGACCATGTACATGACTGTTGCGATCATCGACCGCTTTCTTCAG GATCATCCTGTTCCAAAAAAGCAGCTCCAGCTGGTTGGTGTAACTGCTATGTTCATTGCCTCCAAATATGAAGAAATGTACCCACCCGAGATTGCAGACTTTGCCTTTGTGACGGACCGTGCCTACACCACTGCACAGATCCGGGATATGGAGATGAACATCCTGAGAGTCCTGAAGTTCAGCTTTGGCAGACCCCTGCCACTCCAGTTCCTCCGAAGGGCCTCAAAAATTGGAGAG GTTACAGCAGAGCAGCACACTTTGGCTAAGTACTTTGTGGAGCTTACCATGGTGGACTACGATATGGTGCACTTTGCTCCCTCTCAGGTTGCCAGTGCTGCCTTTGCCCTCATGCTGAAAGTCTTCAACTGTGGTGAATGG ACCCCCACGCTGCAATATTACATGGGCTACGCAGAGGACAGCCTTATCCCTGTAATGCAGCACATTGCTAAGAATGTTGTCAAAGTCAATGAAGGACTCTCAAAGCATCTG GCGGTTAAGAACAAGTACTCCAGTCAGAAGCAAATGAGGATTGCATCCATCTCTCAGCTTAAGTCATCGATGATCAAGGACCTCGCCAAGCAAGTCTCCTAG
- the ccnb1 gene encoding G2/mitotic-specific cyclin-B1 isoform X2, translated as MALRITRSTRLPSSENQNPVAGKAVTANKPVLRPRAALGEIGNAALPRQPLRKKEVKVAPVVVEEKKVPEPVQQPKQEPKQEPKQLPKVENEIFSEPSSPVPMETSGCAPDELCQAFSDVLLNIKDVDADDYDNPMLCSEYVKDIYKYLRQLEADQAVKPRYLEGREVTGNMRAILIDWLVQVQIKFRLLQETMYMTVAIIDRFLQDHPVPKKQLQLVGVTAMFIASKYEEMYPPEIADFAFVTDRAYTTAQIRDMEMNILRVLKFSFGRPLPLQFLRRASKIGEVTAEQHTLAKYFVELTMVDYDMVHFAPSQVASAAFALMLKVFNCGEWTPTLQYYMGYAEDSLIPVMQHIAKNVVKVNEGLSKHLAVKNKYSSQKQMRIASISQLKSSMIKDLAKQVS; from the exons ATGGCGCTGCGTATAACCAGG AGCACTCGCCTGCCCAGCAGCGAGAACCAGAACCCCGTGGCTGGGAAGGCGGTCACCGCGAACAAGCCTGTGCTGAGGCCGCGGGCCGCGCTGGGGGAAATCGGGAACGCGGCTCTGCCTCGACAGCCTCTCAGGAAGAAA GAGGTGAAGGTTGCACCTGTGGTGGTTGAAGAAAAGAAGGTCCCTGAGCCAGTTCAACAGCCAAAACAGGAGCCAAAACAGGAGCCAAAGCAGTTGCCTAAAGTGGAAAATGAG ATATTTTCTGAGCCGTCCTCTCCTGTGCCCATGGAAACATCTGGCTGTGCCCCAGATGAGCTGTGCCAGGCTTTCTCTGATGTGCTTCTCAATATCAAAGATGTAGATGCTGATGACTACGACAATCCCATGCTCTGCAGTGAATATGTGAAGGACATCTACAAATACCTCCGGCAACTTGAG GCTGATCAGGCTGTCAAGCCAAGGTATCTGGAAGGAAGGGAAGTCACTGGGAACATGCGTGCCATCCTTATTGATTGGCTCGTCCAGGTCCAAATCAAGTTTCGGCTACTGCAGGAGACCATGTACATGACTGTTGCGATCATCGACCGCTTTCTTCAG GATCATCCTGTTCCAAAAAAGCAGCTCCAGCTGGTTGGTGTAACTGCTATGTTCATTGCCTCCAAATATGAAGAAATGTACCCACCCGAGATTGCAGACTTTGCCTTTGTGACGGACCGTGCCTACACCACTGCACAGATCCGGGATATGGAGATGAACATCCTGAGAGTCCTGAAGTTCAGCTTTGGCAGACCCCTGCCACTCCAGTTCCTCCGAAGGGCCTCAAAAATTGGAGAG GTTACAGCAGAGCAGCACACTTTGGCTAAGTACTTTGTGGAGCTTACCATGGTGGACTACGATATGGTGCACTTTGCTCCCTCTCAGGTTGCCAGTGCTGCCTTTGCCCTCATGCTGAAAGTCTTCAACTGTGGTGAATGG ACCCCCACGCTGCAATATTACATGGGCTACGCAGAGGACAGCCTTATCCCTGTAATGCAGCACATTGCTAAGAATGTTGTCAAAGTCAATGAAGGACTCTCAAAGCATCTG GCGGTTAAGAACAAGTACTCCAGTCAGAAGCAAATGAGGATTGCATCCATCTCTCAGCTTAAGTCATCGATGATCAAGGACCTCGCCAAGCAAGTCTCCTAG
- the slc30a5 gene encoding proton-coupled zinc antiporter SLC30A5, with product MDDKYSSNVISGGKLGRVEVPNARLTRYIVLLFFTKLLKALGIFESYDLLKVVHIVQFLFILKFGCAMILLFFQKPFSSGKIVTKRQWIRICKHAVISCVISLLGFFGLTLCGPLRTLLLFEHNDVVVIAFLTVLFTTSDGGPSKTRGAAFFIIAVICLLLFDNDDLMAKMAEHPEGHHDSALTHALYTGISFLGVADHKGGVVLLVLALCLKVAFHTHSRKLSVEIGGAKRLYALSNLVASVLLLPWVFVLSATTESKVESWSSLVLPFAMIVFSVMILDFYVESICMTKLEAPRCARYSSYFLFFSGLFLANFWTHPLTDQLRTIRTGGQQSSTEHVLSGGVLVSACFFIMSDSILSSPSKKGQKGTLVGYSPEGTPLYNLMGDALQHSSQSLPRFIKDSLKQILEEYDSRQIFYFLCLNLAFTFVELFYGVWTNSLGLISDGFHMLFDCSALVLGLFAALMTRWKATRIYSYGYGRVEILSGFVNGLFLMVIAFFVFVESLSRLIDPPNINTVMLAPVSVGGLIVNLLGICAFSHAHSHGASKGSCSGHEHGHSHHGHAHGDHGHGGHGHSHGAHGHSHGHGHSHGSGGRGMNTNMRGVFLHVLADTLGSVGVIISTILISQFGWLIADPICSLFIAVLIFLSVIPLLKDACEVLLLRTPPEHEKELNFALEKIQKIEGVLSYRDPHFWRHSANVLAGTIHLQIMSDVVEQRIIQQVTAVLKDAGVNNLTVQVEKEAYFQHMSGLSTGFHEVLAMTQQMESMKYYKDGTCIM from the exons ATGGATGACAAATACAGCAGTAATGTCATTTCAGGTGGAAAGCTGGGCCGCGTTGAAGTGCCTAATGCCAG attGACCAGATACATCGTGTTGCTCTTCTTCACCAAGTTGTTAAAGGCTCTAGGAATTTTTGAGTCTTATGACCTCCTCAAAGTTGTACATATTGTGCAGTTTCTCTTCATACTTAAATTTGG GTGTGCAATgattttacttttctttcaaAAGCCCTTCTCATCAGGAAAAATAGTCACCAAAAGACAG TGGATCAGAATCTGCAAGCACGCCGTGATCAGCTGTGTGATCTCTCTCTTGGGATTTTTTGGCCTGACGCTCTGTGGGCCGCTAAG GACGCTGCTGCTGTTCGAGCACAACGATGTGGTGGTCATCGCTTTCCTCACCGTTCTCTTCACCACCTCAGACGGAGGCCCCTCTAAG ACGAGAGGCGCTGCGTTCTTCATCATTGCAGTGATCTGTCTTTTGCTCTTCGATAACGATGACCTCATGGCAAAGATGGCAGAGCACC CCGAGGGACACCATGACAGCGCTCTCACCCATGCCTTGTACACAGGGATCTCATTTTTAGGTGTGGCCGACCATAAA GGTGGAGTTGTGTTGTTGGTTCTGGCGCTGTGTCTGAAGGTGGcgtttcacacacactccagaaagCTGTCAGTGGAAATTGGTGGAGCGAAGCGCCTCTACGCTCTGTCTAACCTGGTCGCTTCTGTTCTGCTGCTGCCCTGGGTGTTTGTGCTCTCTGCCACCACGGAG AGCAAGGTGGAGTCGTGGTCTAGCCTGGTCTTGCCCTTCGCCATGATCGTCTTCTCTGTGATGATCCTGGACTTCTACGTGGAGTCTATCTGCATGACGAAGCTCGAGGCCCCACGCTGCGCCCGCTACAGCTCCTACTTCCTGTTCTTCAGCGGCTTGTTTCTGGCCAACTTCTGGACCCACCCGCTGACGGACCAGCTGCGGACCATCAGGACGGGCGGCCAGCAATCCAGCACTGAGCATGTGCTGTCTGGAGGAGTGCTGGTCAGCGCCTGCTTCTTCATCATGT CCGACAGCATCCTGTCCTCTCCCTCTAAGAAAGGACAGAAGGGCACGCTGGTGGGATATTCACCTGAAGGAACTCCTCTGTATAACCTAATGGGCGATGCTCTGCAGCACAGCTCTCAGTCTCTCCCTCGCTTCATCAAAGACTCGCTCAAGCAAATCCTGGAGGAGTACGATTCCCGACAGATCTTCTACTTCCTGTGCCTCAACTTG gcCTTCACATTCGTGGAGCTGTTCTATGGCGTGTGGACCAACAGTCTTGGTCTGATCTCTGATGGCTTCCACATGTTGTTTGACTGCTCAGCTTTGGTACTCGGACTCTTCGCTGCCCTCATGACCAGATGGAAAGCAACAAGGATATACTCTTATGG gtatggCCGTGTTGAGATCCTCTCTGGGTTTGTTAATGGCTTGTTCCTTATGGTCATAGCCTTCTTTGTGTTTGTGGAGTCTCTGTCCAGACTGATTGACCCTCCCAACATCAACACCGTCATGCTAGCG CCGGTGTCTGTGGGCGGCCTGATCGTGAACCTTTTGGGCATCTGCGcttttagccacgcccactcccaTGGGGCCTCAAAGGGCTCATGCTCAGGTCATGAGCATGGCCACTCGCACCATGGTCACGCGCACGGAGACCATGGACATGGAGGTCATGGGCACAGCCACGGGGCTCACGGCCACTCTCACGGCCATGGCCACTCCCACGGCTCCGGAGGAAGAGGCATGAACACTAACATGAGAG GAGTCTTCCTTCATGTGCTGGCTGACACACTGGGCAGCGTTGGAGTCATCATCTCTACAATTCTGATCAGTCAGTTTGGCTGGCTGATAGCAGACCCCATATGCTCTTTGTTCATTGCCGTACTCATCTTCCTCAGTGTCATCCCCCTGCTGAAGGACGCTTGTGAAGTTCTTTTACTGAGAACTCCACCTGAGCACGAGAAGGAGCTTAACTTTGCCCTTGAAAAG ATTCAAAAAATTGAAGGTGTCTTGTCTTACCGTGACCCGCACTTCTGGAGACATTCTGCTAACGTTCTTGCCGGAACCATTCACCTACAAATCATGTCTGATGTTGTGGAGCAGAGAATTATTCAGCAG GTGACTGCAGTGCTCAAGGATGCGGGTGTGAATAATCTGACTGTCCAGGTGGAGAAGGAAGCTTATTTCCAGCACATGTCAGGCCTCAGCACAGGATTCCATGAGGTCCTGGCAATGACACAACAGATGGAGTCGATGAAATATTACAAAGATGGCACATGTatcatgtaa